A stretch of Chanodichthys erythropterus isolate Z2021 chromosome 20, ASM2448905v1, whole genome shotgun sequence DNA encodes these proteins:
- the eno1a gene encoding enolase 1a, (alpha) isoform X2, with product MSILKIHAREIFDSRGNPTVEVDLYTKKGLFRAAVPSGASTGIYEALELRDNDKTRYLGKGVKRAVKYVNEFLAPALCNQSVSVLEQEKIDKLMLDMDGTDNKSKFGANAILGVSLAVCKAGAAEKGVPLYRHIADLAGNPEVILPVPAFNVINGGSHAGNKLAMQEFMILPVGASNFKEAMRIGAEVYHNLKNVIKEKYGKDATNVGDEGGFAPNILENKEALELLKNAISKAGYTDKIVIGMDVAASEFYKGGKYDLDFKSPDDPSRYISPDQLADLYRSFVKDYPVVSIEDPFDQDDWEAWTNFTASTSIQVVGDDLTVTNPKRIAKAVSDKACNCLLLKVNQIGSVTESLQACKMAQSNGWGVMVSHRSGETEDTFIADLVVGLCTGQIKTGAPCRSERLAKYNQLLRIEEELGDKARFAGKNFRRPI from the exons ATGTCTATCCTGAAGATCCACGCTCGTGAAATCTTTGACTCCCGTGGAAACCCCACTGTGGAGGTTGATCTCTACACCAAAAAAG GTCTCTTCAGAGCTGCAGTGCCCAGTGGCGCATCAACTGGCATCTATGAAGCCCTTGAACTCCGTGACAATGACAAGACACGTTATCTGGGCAAAG GGGTGAAAAGAGCtgttaaatatgtaaatgagtTCTTGGCCCCTGCTTTGTGTAATCAG AGCGTTTCAGTCTTGGAGCAGGAGAAGATTGATAAGCTGATGCTTGATATGGATGGCACAGACAACAAGT CAAAGTTTGGTGCTAATGCCATCCTGGGCGTTTCCCTGGCTGTGTGCAAGGCTGGTGCTGCAGAGAAGGGCGTCCCCCTCTACCGCCACATCGCAGACCTTGCTGGCAACCCAGAAGTCATTCTCCCAGTGCCT GCCTTCAACGTTATCAACGGCGGTTCCCACGCCGGCAACAAGCTGGCCATGCAAGAGTTCATGATCCTGCCCGTTGGTGCCAGCAACTTCAAAGAAGCCATGCGCATTGGTGCTGAGGTCTATCACAACCTGAAGAATGTCATCAAGGAGAAGTATGGCAAAGATGCCACCAATGTGGGTGATGAAGGTGGCTTCGCCCCCAACATCCTTGAGAACAAAGAAG CTCTGGAGCTGCTGAAGAATGCCATCAGCAAAGCCGGCTACACCGACAAGATTGTGATCGGCATGGATGTGGCCGCCTCTGAGTTCTACAAAGGTGGCAAGTACGACCTGGACTTCAAATCACCTGATGACCCCAGCCGTTATATCAGCCCTGACCAGCTGGCTGACCTCTACAGGAGCTTTGTTAAGGATTATCCTG TGGTCTCCATTGAGGATCCATTTGACCAGGATGACTGGGAGGCCTGGACCAACTTCACTGCCAGCACTAGCATCCAGGTGGTGGGTGATGACCTCACAGTGACCAACCCCAAGCGCATCGCCAAAGCTGTGTCTGATAAGGCCTGCAACTGCCTGCTGCTCAAAGTCAACCAGATCGGCTCCGTCACTGAGTCCCTTCAGGC CTGTAAGATGGCCCAGTCTAATGGATGGGGTGTGATGGTCAGCCACCGTTCTGGAGAGACAGAGGACACCTTCATCGCTGACCTTGTGGTCGGACTCTGCACTGGCCAG
- the eno1a gene encoding enolase 1a, (alpha) isoform X1: MSILKIHAREIFDSRGNPTVEVDLYTKKGLFRAAVPSGASTGIYEALELRDNDKTRYLGKGVSKAVEHINKTIAPALVSQSVSVLEQEKIDKLMLDMDGTDNKSKFGANAILGVSLAVCKAGAAEKGVPLYRHIADLAGNPEVILPVPAFNVINGGSHAGNKLAMQEFMILPVGASNFKEAMRIGAEVYHNLKNVIKEKYGKDATNVGDEGGFAPNILENKEALELLKNAISKAGYTDKIVIGMDVAASEFYKGGKYDLDFKSPDDPSRYISPDQLADLYRSFVKDYPVVSIEDPFDQDDWEAWTNFTASTSIQVVGDDLTVTNPKRIAKAVSDKACNCLLLKVNQIGSVTESLQACKMAQSNGWGVMVSHRSGETEDTFIADLVVGLCTGQIKTGAPCRSERLAKYNQLLRIEEELGDKARFAGKNFRRPI, from the exons ATGTCTATCCTGAAGATCCACGCTCGTGAAATCTTTGACTCCCGTGGAAACCCCACTGTGGAGGTTGATCTCTACACCAAAAAAG GTCTCTTCAGAGCTGCAGTGCCCAGTGGCGCATCAACTGGCATCTATGAAGCCCTTGAACTCCGTGACAATGACAAGACACGTTATCTGGGCAAAG GTGTCTCAAAAGCTGTTGAGCATATCAATAAAACAATTGCACCTGCTCTGGTTAGCCAG AGCGTTTCAGTCTTGGAGCAGGAGAAGATTGATAAGCTGATGCTTGATATGGATGGCACAGACAACAAGT CAAAGTTTGGTGCTAATGCCATCCTGGGCGTTTCCCTGGCTGTGTGCAAGGCTGGTGCTGCAGAGAAGGGCGTCCCCCTCTACCGCCACATCGCAGACCTTGCTGGCAACCCAGAAGTCATTCTCCCAGTGCCT GCCTTCAACGTTATCAACGGCGGTTCCCACGCCGGCAACAAGCTGGCCATGCAAGAGTTCATGATCCTGCCCGTTGGTGCCAGCAACTTCAAAGAAGCCATGCGCATTGGTGCTGAGGTCTATCACAACCTGAAGAATGTCATCAAGGAGAAGTATGGCAAAGATGCCACCAATGTGGGTGATGAAGGTGGCTTCGCCCCCAACATCCTTGAGAACAAAGAAG CTCTGGAGCTGCTGAAGAATGCCATCAGCAAAGCCGGCTACACCGACAAGATTGTGATCGGCATGGATGTGGCCGCCTCTGAGTTCTACAAAGGTGGCAAGTACGACCTGGACTTCAAATCACCTGATGACCCCAGCCGTTATATCAGCCCTGACCAGCTGGCTGACCTCTACAGGAGCTTTGTTAAGGATTATCCTG TGGTCTCCATTGAGGATCCATTTGACCAGGATGACTGGGAGGCCTGGACCAACTTCACTGCCAGCACTAGCATCCAGGTGGTGGGTGATGACCTCACAGTGACCAACCCCAAGCGCATCGCCAAAGCTGTGTCTGATAAGGCCTGCAACTGCCTGCTGCTCAAAGTCAACCAGATCGGCTCCGTCACTGAGTCCCTTCAGGC CTGTAAGATGGCCCAGTCTAATGGATGGGGTGTGATGGTCAGCCACCGTTCTGGAGAGACAGAGGACACCTTCATCGCTGACCTTGTGGTCGGACTCTGCACTGGCCAG
- the ca6 gene encoding carbonic anhydrase 6 isoform X2: MELLVVLLYASLVNFASAGIDGEKWTYSEGELDQKHWAEKFHECGGNQQSPIDIQRRKVRYNPRMDQLVLTGYEDMRGSFLMKNNGHSVEIQLPDTMKITKGFPENYTAVQMHLHWGGWDLEASGSEHTMDGIRYMAELHVVHYNSQKYSSFQEAKDKPDGLAVLAFFYEDGHFENTYYSDFLANLANIKYAGQSMNITNLNVRSMLPENLSHFFRYQGSLTTPPCHESILWTVFETPITLSHNQIRKLESTLMDHENKTLWNDYRMAQPLNDRVVESSFLPRLGKGGICRQEEIEAKLKRIESLIVSLDKKTVPGPQPLSPLVLYFPAKNLETYALVNLSHPMNLQSFTACMNVRIPPVQDLTVLSYSTSHDNELMITLGSEVGLWIGDEFVNLPFERQSHDWTNYCFTWASHTGGAELWVNGLVGDERYIKAGYTIQAGGKLILGKDQDGFLGISDTDAFVGHMTDVNVWDYVLTAAEIGEQMVCDNGKMKGNVLSWGTTQLSLYGGVQLQAEQVCH; the protein is encoded by the exons ATGGAGCTGTTAGTAGTCCTGTTATACGCCAGTTTGGTGAATTTCGCGTCGGCTGGAATAGATGGAGAAAAGTGGACATATTCAG AAGGAGAACTGGATCAGAAGCACTGGGCAGAGAAGTTTCACGAGTGTGGAGGCAACCAACAGTCACCCATTGACATACAGCGGCGCAAAGTGCGTTATAATCCGCGAATGGATCAGCTCGTGCTGACAGGATATGAGGACATGCGCGGTAGCTTTCTTATGAAGAACAATGGACATTCTG TGGAGATTCAGCTGCCAGACACTATGAAGATTACCAAGGGGTTTCCAGAGAACTACACTGCTGTCCAAATGCATCTGCACTGGGGAGGCTGGGACTTGGAGGCCAGTGGATCAGAGCACACAATGGACGGCATCCGCTACATGGCAGAA CTTCATGTGGTCCACTACAACTCTCAAAAGTACAGTAGCTTCCAAGAGGCCAAAGATAAACCAGATGGTCTTGcagttttagcatttttttatgAG GATGGGCATTTTGAGAATACATACTACAGCGATTTTCTTGCAAACCTGGCAAACATCAAGTATGCAG GTCAGTCCATGAATATCACGAACTTGAACGTACGCTCCATGCTCCCAGAGAACCTCAGTCACTTTTTCAGATATCAAGGCTCTCTCACCACACCGCCGTGCCACGAGAGCATTCTGTGGACAGTGTTTGAAACGCCCATCACCCTCTCGCACAATCAG ATCAGGAAATTGGAGAGCACATTAATGGACCATGAAAATAAGACCCTGTGGAACGACTACCGCATGGCCCAGCCTCTGAATGACAGAGTGGTGGAGTCCTCTTTCCTCCCACGCCTGGGCAAAGGAG GAATTTGCCGTCAAGAGGAGATTGAGGCTAAGCTTAAAAGGATTGAGAGCCTCATTGTGTCACTGGACAAAAAAACGGTTCCAG GCCCGCAACCTCTGTCTCCACTGGTCCTGTACTTCCCAGCAAAGAATTTGGAGACTTACGCCTTGGTGAACTTGTCCCACCCCATGAACCTCCAATCCTTCACAGCCTGCATGAACGTCCGTATCCCACCCGTACAAGACCTCACTGTGCTGTCTTACTCCACTTCACATGACAACGAGCTCATGATCACACTGGGCTCTGAAGTGGGTCTCTGGATCGGAGACGAGTTTGTTAATTTACCATTTGAACGTCAATCCCACGACTGGACAAACTACTGCTTTACCTGGGCGTCACATACCGGAGGGGCTGAACTGTGGGTGAACGGACTGGTCGGGGATGAACGCTACATTAAGGCAGGCTACACCATTCAAGCTGGAGGAAAACTCATTCTGGGGAAGGACCAGGATGGCTTTTTGGGGATCTCTGATACCGATGCTTTTGTAGGCCATATGACCGATGTAAATGTATGGGATTATGTGCTGACTGCGGCAGAGATTGGGGAGCAAATGGTTTGTGATAATGGCAAGATGAAAGGGAATGTCCTGAGCTGGGGAACCACTCAGCTCAGTCTGTATGGAGGAGTTCAGCTGCAGGCTGAGCAGGTTTGCCACTga
- the ca6 gene encoding carbonic anhydrase 6 isoform X1 encodes MELLVVLLYASLVNFASAGIDGEKWTYSEGELDQKHWAEKFHECGGNQQSPIDIQRRKVRYNPRMDQLVLTGYEDMRGSFLMKNNGHSVEIQLPDTMKITKGFPENYTAVQMHLHWGGWDLEASGSEHTMDGIRYMAELHVVHYNSQKYSSFQEAKDKPDGLAVLAFFYEDGHFENTYYSDFLANLANIKYAGQSMNITNLNVRSMLPENLSHFFRYQGSLTTPPCHESILWTVFETPITLSHNQIRKLESTLMDHENKTLWNDYRMAQPLNDRVVESSFLPRLGKGGICRQEEIEAKLKRIESLIVSLDKKTVPGPSTTSAGPQPLSPLVLYFPAKNLETYALVNLSHPMNLQSFTACMNVRIPPVQDLTVLSYSTSHDNELMITLGSEVGLWIGDEFVNLPFERQSHDWTNYCFTWASHTGGAELWVNGLVGDERYIKAGYTIQAGGKLILGKDQDGFLGISDTDAFVGHMTDVNVWDYVLTAAEIGEQMVCDNGKMKGNVLSWGTTQLSLYGGVQLQAEQVCH; translated from the exons ATGGAGCTGTTAGTAGTCCTGTTATACGCCAGTTTGGTGAATTTCGCGTCGGCTGGAATAGATGGAGAAAAGTGGACATATTCAG AAGGAGAACTGGATCAGAAGCACTGGGCAGAGAAGTTTCACGAGTGTGGAGGCAACCAACAGTCACCCATTGACATACAGCGGCGCAAAGTGCGTTATAATCCGCGAATGGATCAGCTCGTGCTGACAGGATATGAGGACATGCGCGGTAGCTTTCTTATGAAGAACAATGGACATTCTG TGGAGATTCAGCTGCCAGACACTATGAAGATTACCAAGGGGTTTCCAGAGAACTACACTGCTGTCCAAATGCATCTGCACTGGGGAGGCTGGGACTTGGAGGCCAGTGGATCAGAGCACACAATGGACGGCATCCGCTACATGGCAGAA CTTCATGTGGTCCACTACAACTCTCAAAAGTACAGTAGCTTCCAAGAGGCCAAAGATAAACCAGATGGTCTTGcagttttagcatttttttatgAG GATGGGCATTTTGAGAATACATACTACAGCGATTTTCTTGCAAACCTGGCAAACATCAAGTATGCAG GTCAGTCCATGAATATCACGAACTTGAACGTACGCTCCATGCTCCCAGAGAACCTCAGTCACTTTTTCAGATATCAAGGCTCTCTCACCACACCGCCGTGCCACGAGAGCATTCTGTGGACAGTGTTTGAAACGCCCATCACCCTCTCGCACAATCAG ATCAGGAAATTGGAGAGCACATTAATGGACCATGAAAATAAGACCCTGTGGAACGACTACCGCATGGCCCAGCCTCTGAATGACAGAGTGGTGGAGTCCTCTTTCCTCCCACGCCTGGGCAAAGGAG GAATTTGCCGTCAAGAGGAGATTGAGGCTAAGCTTAAAAGGATTGAGAGCCTCATTGTGTCACTGGACAAAAAAACGGTTCCAG GACCATCAACTACAAGTGCAG GCCCGCAACCTCTGTCTCCACTGGTCCTGTACTTCCCAGCAAAGAATTTGGAGACTTACGCCTTGGTGAACTTGTCCCACCCCATGAACCTCCAATCCTTCACAGCCTGCATGAACGTCCGTATCCCACCCGTACAAGACCTCACTGTGCTGTCTTACTCCACTTCACATGACAACGAGCTCATGATCACACTGGGCTCTGAAGTGGGTCTCTGGATCGGAGACGAGTTTGTTAATTTACCATTTGAACGTCAATCCCACGACTGGACAAACTACTGCTTTACCTGGGCGTCACATACCGGAGGGGCTGAACTGTGGGTGAACGGACTGGTCGGGGATGAACGCTACATTAAGGCAGGCTACACCATTCAAGCTGGAGGAAAACTCATTCTGGGGAAGGACCAGGATGGCTTTTTGGGGATCTCTGATACCGATGCTTTTGTAGGCCATATGACCGATGTAAATGTATGGGATTATGTGCTGACTGCGGCAGAGATTGGGGAGCAAATGGTTTGTGATAATGGCAAGATGAAAGGGAATGTCCTGAGCTGGGGAACCACTCAGCTCAGTCTGTATGGAGGAGTTCAGCTGCAGGCTGAGCAGGTTTGCCACTga